One region of Juglans microcarpa x Juglans regia isolate MS1-56 chromosome 7S, Jm3101_v1.0, whole genome shotgun sequence genomic DNA includes:
- the LOC121240680 gene encoding receptor-like protein kinase HERK 1: MMLGFRKPALLMWVLSNLCLVCFSSGFNPVDSYLIDCGSSTNTSVGDRVFIADNLASNLLSTPKDILAKTTLKSITSSEDSQLYQTARVFTGSSTYTFSIRQSGRHWIRLYFYPFIYTGYNMSAAKFSVSTQSHVLLSDFGVESTSILKEYSLNVTSNNIEITFTPSSNSIAFLNAIEVVSVPDGLITDGASTVNPSGQFQGLLPLALETVWRVNMGGPKVTFDNDTLWRTWIPDQSFLVQENSATNLSNIGAVKYVKGGATQDIAPNAVYGTATVMNSLDDPSSNFNVSWEFNVDPGFQYLVRFHFCDILSKGLNELYFNVYIDSWIVLKDLDLSTYLVNVLAAAYYMDFVTVSAVSNMLRVSIGPSTLHGTYPNAILNGLEIMKMNNSMGSLSAADSPSISSDSSSKKNVGVIVGISIGAFVAVILGVVFFMLHRKKRRLARQRESKMWIPFSINGGNSQSMGSKYSNGTTASAIFNYGYRIPFAAVQEAANNFDESWVIGIGGFGKVYKGVLSDGTKVAVKRGNPRSQQGLAEFQTEIEMLSQFRHRHLVSLIGYCDEKNEMILVYEYMENGTLKSHLYGSGLPNLSWKQRLEICIGAARGLHYLHTGYAKAVIHRDVKSANILLDENLMAKVADFGLSKTGPEIDQTHVSTAVKGSFGYLDPEYFRRQQLTEKSDIYSFGVVLFEVLCARPVIDPSLSREMVNLAEWAMKWQKRGQLEQIIDSTLAGKIRPDSLRKFGETAEKCLADFGVDRPSMGDVLWNLEYALQLQEAVTDGDPEENSTNMIGELSPQVNYFGDSSTNVSATQFGESAVDDLSGVSMSRVFSQLVKSEGR; the protein is encoded by the coding sequence ATGATGTTGGGTTTTAGAAAACCTGCGCTGTTAATGTGGGTTTTATCAAATTTGTGCTTGGTATGCTTTTCTAGTGGATTTAATCCTGTAGACAGTTACCTTATAGACTGTGGATCCTCCACCAATACTTCAGTAGGTGACCGTGTATTCATTGCCGATAACTTGGCTTCAAACTTGCTCTCGACCCCTAAAGATATTCTTGCCAAAACCACTTTGAAATCAATCACTTCCTCAGAAGATTCACAGCTGTATCAGACAGCTAGAGTCTTTACCGGATCCTCAACATACACGTTCTCAATCCGTCAGAGTGGGAGACACTGGATCCGCCTCTATTTCTACCCATTCATATATACTGGTTACAATATGAGTGCTGCAAAATTTTCTGTTTCTACTCAAAGCCATGTCCTTCTTAGCGATTTCGGTGTGGAAAGCACTTCTATTTTGAAAGAATATTCCTTAAATGTGACATCAAACAACATTGAAATCACCTTCACCCCATCGAGCAATTCAATCGCTTTCTTAAATGCTATAGAAGTGGTTTCAGTCCCTGATGGGCTGATCACCGACGGTGCCAGCACTGTGAATCCATCAGGACAGTTCCAAGGGTTGTTGCCTCTTGCACTTGAGACGGTTTGGAGAGTGAACATGGGTGGGCCAAAAGTCACATTTGATAATGATACACTTTGGCGAACTTGGATTCCAGATCAAAGTTTTTTGGTTCAGGAGAACTCGGCCACAAATCTCTCAAATATAGGAGCTGTTAAGTACGTTAAGGGCGGGGCAACGCAGGATATAGCTCCAAACGCTGTCTATGGTACTGCCACAGTTATGAACTCATTGGATGATCCCAGCAGCAATTTCAATGTGTCCTGGGAGTTCAATGTGGATCCGGGCTTTCAGTACCTTGTTCGGTTTCACTTTTGTGATATTTTGAGTAAAGGTCTTAACGAGCTGTACTTCAATGTTTACATTGACTCATGGATTGTTCTTAAAGATCTTGATCTTAGTACTTATTTGGTAAACGTCTTGGCTGCTGCATATTATATGGATTTTGTCACGGTTTCAGCTGTTAGCAATATGCTCCGTGTAAGTATTGGTCCATCTACTCTACATGGTACTTACCCCAACGCCATCCTAAATGGGCTGGAGATAATGAAAATGAACAATTCAATGGGCAGTCTGAGTGCAGCAGACTCCCCGAGTATTTCTTCAGATTCAAGTTCAAAGAAAAATGTGGGTGTCATAGTGGGTATAAGCATTGGAGCCTTTGTTGCAGTGATATTAGGTGTAGTTTTCTTTATGTTACACAGAAAAAAAAGACGACTGGCACGTCAAAGAGAATCAAAAATGTGGATTCCGTTTTCTATCAATGGAGGAAATTCCCAATCCATGGGCAGTAAATATTCTAATGGAACAACTGCTAGTGCCATTTTTAACTATGGCTATCGCATTCCTTTTGCAGCAGTTCAAGAGGCTGCAAACAACTTCGATGAGAGTTGGGTTATTGGGATTGGTGGTTTCGGGAAAGTTTACAAGGGAGTCTTAAGTGATGGTACAAAAGTGGCAGTTAAGAGAGGAAATCCTCGGTCCCAACAGGGACTTGCAGAGTTTCAAACTGAAATCGAGATGCTATCTCAGTTCCGCCATCGCCATCTTGTTTCGTTGATAGGGTACTGTGATGAAAAGAATGAGATGATTCTCGTTTATGAATATATGGAGAATGGAACTCTCAAGAGTCATCTTTACGGCTCAGGTCTTCCCAATTTGAGTTGGAAGCAGAGGCTTGAGATATGCATTGGAGCAGCCCGGGGACTCCATTACCTTCACACAGGATATGCAAAAGCAGTCATTCACCGTGACGTAAAGTCTGCTAATATCTTGCTTGATGAGAATCTGATGGCCAAAGTTGCTGATTTTGGGCTCTCAAAGACGGGGCCTGAAATTGACCAGACCCATGTCAGTACAGCAGTGAAAGGAAGTTTTGGATATCTTGATCCAGAATATTTCAGGAGGCAACAACTGACGGAGAAGTCAGATATATACTCGTTTGGTGTGGTTTTGTTTGAAGTTCTTTGTGCCAGACCTGTTATAGATCCATCCCTTTCAAGAGAAATGGTGAACTTAGCTGAATGGGCAATGAAATGGCAAAAGAGAGGGCAGTTGGAACAGATAATAGATTCTACTCTTGCGGGAAAAATCAGACCAGATTCTCTAAGGAAGTTTGGAGAGACTGCTGAAAAATGTTTGGCTGACTTTGGAGTTGACAGGCCCTCTATGGGAGATGTCTTATGGAATCTCGAATacgctcttcaacttcaagagGCAGTTACTGATGGTGATCCCGAAGAAAACAGTACCAATATGATTGGTGAACTCTCTCCGCAAGTGAACTATTTTGGTGATAGCAGTACTAATGTTTCTGCTACTCAGTTTGGAGAGTCAGCTGTGGATGATCTTTCAGGTGTATCCATGAGTAGGGTGTTCTCACAGCTGGTCAAGTCTGAGGGTAGGTAA
- the LOC121240681 gene encoding chitinase 2-like, which yields METRLEHQCIITTETAQNQNLFLNFLNVLNSVKTQYIMACKEYSFHSNPKAQIYYYSVAMEFPKLFLTLLIIEALFIPQMQVQAAPTNSNLFREYIGAEFNNVKFTDVPINPGVEFHFLLSFAIDYDTSASPSPTNGKFNIFWDSQNLSPSQVSSIKSAHSNVKVGLSLGGDSVANGFAFFSPSSVDSWVSNAVSSLTTIIKQYHLDGIDIDYEHFKGDPDTFAECIGQLISTLKRNKVISFASIAPFDDDQVQKHYLALWNKYGNQIDYVNFQFYAYDKGTTVSQFMDYFHTQSSKYKGGKVLASFISDGSGGLSPQNGFFTACNRLRSQQQLHGIFIWSADDSKANGFRFEKQSQALLASPQ from the coding sequence ATGGAAACAAGACTAGAACATCAATGCATAATAACAACGGAAACGGCACAAAACCAAaacctttttcttaatttcctcAATGTCCTTAACTCGGTCAAAACTCAGTATATAATGGCATGCAAAGAGTACTCATTTCACTCAAATCCCAAGGCACAAATCTACTACTACTCAGTTGCAATGGAATTTCCCAAGCTATTTTTAACCCTTCTCATCATTGAAGCTCTCTTCATCCCCCAAATGCAAGTCCAAGCAGCACCCACAAACTCAAACCTCTTCAGGGAATACATAGGAGCTGAGTTCAACAATGTCAAATTTACAGATGTTCCTATAAACCCTGGTGTTGAATTCCACTTCCTTCTCTCCTTTGCTATTGACTATGACACATCAGCTTCCCCCTCTCCTACCAATGggaaattcaacattttctggGACTCTCAGAATCTTAGCCCCTCCCAGGTTTCATCCATCAAGAGTGCCCATTCAAATGTCAAGGTTGGCTTGAGCTTAGGAGGAGATAGTGTAGCCAATGGCTTTGCTTTCTTCAGCCCCTCTTCAGTAGATTCCTGGGTGTCTAATGCTGTTTCATCACTCACAACGATCATAAAGCAGTATCATTTGGATGGAATTGACATTGACTATGAACACTTCAAAGGTGATCCCGATACCTTTGCAGAGTGCATCGGGCAGCTTATATCGACTCTGAAGAGGAATAAGGTAATCTCATTTGCTTCTATAGCTCCATTCGATGACGATCAAGTTCAGAAACATTACTTGGCACTCTGGAATAAGTATGGGAACCAAATAGACTATGTCAACTTCCAGTTTTATGCATATGATAAGGGAACCACTGTGTCTCAATTTATGGACTATTTCCACACCCAAAGCTCCAAATACAAGGGTGGTAAGGTGTTGGCAAGCTTTATTAGTGATGGAAGCGGAGGGTTATCCCCACAAAATGGGTTCTTTACTGCCTGCAATAGGCTCAGGAGTCAGCAGCAACTTCATGGTATCTTTATCTGGTCTGCAGATGACTCCAAGGCAAACGGTTTCCGCTTTGAGAAGCAATCACAAGCACTTTTGGCATCTCCCCAGTAG